One Thunnus albacares chromosome 12, fThuAlb1.1, whole genome shotgun sequence genomic region harbors:
- the slc25a42 gene encoding mitochondrial coenzyme A transporter SLC25A42 produces the protein MGSGVQEQRASLTQGEVLPLASSSQSEGLKQTQSVLNSLFSGALAGAVAKTAVAPLDRTKIIFQVSSARFSAKEAYRLIYRTYLKDGFFSLWRGNSATMVRVIPYAAIQFCAHEQYKGLLGGYYGFQGKALPPLPRLLAGSMAGTTAAMLTYPLDMVRARMAVTPKEMYSNILHVFVRISREEGLKTLYRGFTPTILGVAPYAGLSFFTYETLKKLHAERSGRPQPYSYERLAFGACAGLIGQSASYPLDVVRRRMQTAGVTGHTYGTILGTMREIVSEEGIIRGLYKGLSMNWVKGPIAVGISFTTFDLTQILLRKLHQMGYTAR, from the exons ATGGGGAGTGGAGTCCAGGAACAACGGGCATCACTCACACAGGGAGAAGTGCTGCCCCTGGCTTCGTCCAGTCAGTCAGAG GGCCTGAAGCAGACTCAGTCTGTCCTCAACTCACTCTTCTCAGGGGCTTTAGCAGGAGCTGTGGCCAAGACAGCTGTCGCCCCTTTGGACAGGACtaaaatcatcttccaag tgtcttCAGCAAGATTCTCTGCCAAG GAAGCCTACAGGTTGATCTACCGCACCTACCTGAAGGATGGCTTCTTCAGTCTGTGGAGGGGCAACTCTGCCACCATGGTTCGGGTCATCCCGTATGCTGCCATCCAGTTCTGTGCACATGAGCAGTACAAAGGGCTGCTGGGAGGCTACTATGGCTTTCAGGGGAA GGCCCTGCCTCCACTTCCAAGGTTACTGGCCGGGTCTATGGCAGGCACCACAGCAGCCATGCTGACCTATCCTCTGGACATGGTGCGAGCTAGGATGGCTGTAACGCCAAAGGAaat GTACAGTAACATCCTGCACGTGTTTGTGCGGATTTCTCGAGAAGAGGGACTGAAGACGTTGTATCGTGGTTTTACCCCCACCATTCTGGGTGTTGCACCCTATGCTGGTCTCAGCTTCTTTACCTATGAGACActaaagaaattacatgcag AGAGAAGTGGACGCCCGCAGCCCTACTCATATGAACGCCTGGCCTTCGGAGCCTGCGCTGGTCTCATCGGTCAGTCGGCGTCTTATCCTCTGGATGTGGTGCGACGGCGCATGCAGACTGCAGGAGTCACAGGTCACACGTACGGCACCATCCTGGGCACCATGAGGGAGATAGTATCTGAGGAAGGGATTATCCGCGGACTCTACAAAGGTCTCAGCATGAACTGGGTCAAAGGGCCCATCGCGGTGGGGATCAGCTTCACCACCTTTGATCTTACTCAGATTCTCCTGAGGAAGCTGCATCAGATGGGCTATACGGCTCGATAA